CTTTTAGTGGCCCTAACGCCAGAGACGTAAATGGAGGACAACCTATCCCGCTCGATTCGGATTTAGGCCATATTCAGGATGGCTTTTTGAGTGACGGTAAACCGATTTTGATGGGAGCTACGAATCCTGGGGTGCGCCAAACCATCACCCGCTTAGATCAAGCGATGTTGGCCGATATTGGCTACCAAATTGCTGGATTTCAGACACAGGGCTTTACCCCTGCGATCGCCACTGCCGGGAATGACCTAATTCTTGGCACTATTTTGGCTGACTATATTGATGGCTTGGAGGGTGATGATCAAATCCAAGGCGATGCAGGCAATGATTTTCTGAGCGGTGCTGGCGGGCAGGATGTGCTGTTTGGTCAAGCAGGTAACGATACCTTAGTCGGTCAAGCGGGCAATGATCAGTTGGTGGGGGGAGACGGCAACGACTTCTTGATTGGTGGACCTGGCAACGATACTTTGTGGGGTCAACTTGGGAGAGATACGTTTAGGTTTGAGGCGGGTGATGGTGCCGATGTGGTTGCTGACTTTGTGGTTGCTGACGACACGATTCAAGTAGCAGCAGGTTTAGGTGCTAGCACAGGGGCAGATCTGCTACGGACAATTACGAGTAGTGGCAATGCAACCTCAGGCCAACTGTTCTCAGTCATTACTCTCAATTCTAGTAACACCATCACGGTGTTTCATGACGTTCCTCTGACTGCTCAGAATTTCGTCATTGCCTAATCTGTTGTTAACCGACTTGTTATTAGCCAGACTGCGATCGCTTTTGCCATCCCTAAAAGCGATCGCTCACGCTGCTCAATCGCATTTTTAATCGGCGCTCAGAATAATCTTGGCTATTTTTTCGGCAACTGGCAGAGCATCAAAATAATCACAGTGATCAATTTCACGGTTGGTCAAGGTCACACCATTATGAGAGTGCATATTAGGCGGGGCCACACTAGGAATGGGATTGAGACCTAAACTGTCTTCCCAAAGATTGGCTTGCTGCGCTTCAATTGAGGTGTTGCGCGTCAGGGTGTCTTTGACTCCAACCACTACTTTCCGAAAGGCTTGTTTCTCGATTTTAGACATCTTCAGAGCGCTATCAAATCGGGAGTAGAAATGATGCGATTCTTCGACTAGATGATATAGTCCGCCATAAAACGGGCCTAAATAACTAGCTTTGGGGTTGGCTGAGCCATTGGCATTGCACTGGGTGATATGGCGACGCTCGACATCCGGAGCGACCAAAATGTAGCGATCGATAAAAAAGCTGTTATTCCCGCCATCATCTCGTCGAGAAATTTGCTTTTTCACTTCGTCGTTGGCATCCAGCGGCGTAATTTCTTGGTTTACTAGCTTTTGCAGCATATTGCAGGTCAAGAAGTTACCCATGCTATGTGCAATGACATGAATTTTGGCGCTAGGATTTTCCAGTCGCAAGCACCCAATGAAGTTGGCGAGTGCTGTGGCTGAAGAGACAGCCTCAGTTCTATCACCCTCATAGTCCAAAGCGCTGCCATTTGAAGGCCAAGAAAATCCCACAAAAGCTGTCACATTACTATTGGGGTCGTTCAGTCGAGCCGCAGCTTGCGGAGTTGTAGGATCTGTAATGATCGTAGGGCCAAGGATAGTCGTGTGTTCTAGTGTGTCCGCTAGGATAGAAAACGAAGTTAAAGCTTCATGCAAATGGACATTGAAGCCATGAACCCCAACAATGATGCGCTTCACAGCGGGACGATTTAAGAAGGGGTGAAAAACGGTTGCTTTTGAATCAGGAATGATGACTTCTGGCGGCATGGTTGTTGTATCAGTGGTGGCCAGATAATGAGACATATAGTGATACATATCTAGCCAGTGATAACCCCCTTTTTGCAGCTTAATCCGCCGTTGCCGATCAATGTCGCGCCCCAAGTTTTCGCGATCGCGGTTGGTAGCAAAATATCTAATCTGCATTTTGTAAAGTTCCTTGCTTTATCGCTTTGCAATCCAGTAATCCCGCTTTCATAAATGGTTTAACGGGTTGAGTCTAGGCTATCGAGCCAGGGTGCAGAAGCAAGTCTTTGTAAACAAAATTACAGGTTTATCACTTAGGCCCAGGTTTGGAACGACTGGAGAAGTCGCATGAATCAACTCCAGCAGCAATCCACTACAGCAAAATGAGCTATTGGGGGAATGTAAATGTTTGCTCAATTTCAGCAGCTACAAATGCAGACTAGTAGCGCGACCATCAACTTGCTGAAGGGTGGCAATGGCTATCCCATCTTGCTACTACATGGCTATCCGCAAACCCATGTGATGTGGCATAAAGTGGCTCCCCGCCTAGCCCAAGACTTTACCGTTGTGGTGAGTGATTTAAGAGGTTATGGAGATAGCTCTAAACCAGAAGCAGAAGCTGACCATGCCAGCTATGCCAAGCGAGTCATGGCCCAAGACCAGGTTGAGGTGATGCAGCAGTTGGGCTATGAGGAGTTTTATGTGGTAGGGCACGATCGCGGCGCTAGAGTGGCACATCGCATGGCCTTAGACTATCCTCAGCACATTAAGAAGTTGGCAGTATTAGATATTGTCCCAACTTACGAGCTGTACGATACGACCGATCAAGAATTTGCAACAGCCTACTATCACTGGTTTTTTCTAATTCAAGCTCACCCCTTACCAGAAACCTTGATCGGTACAAATCCTGAATATTTTCTCCGTACTTGTTTAGAGCGCTGGAGCAAGAACTTCGTAGCATTTACGCCGGAAGCTTTAGCAGAATACATTCGTTGCTTTAGTCAGCCCGAAACGATTCGAGCAACTTGTGAAGATTACCGTGCTGGGGCCTCGATCGATTTAATTCACGATCGCGCTGATTTAACCCAAAAAATTATTTGCCCTCTACTCGTTCTATGGGGTAGTCAAGGCATTATTGGACGCAAGTATGATGTTTTGAAAATTTGGCAAGAAAGAGCCAAAACTGTATTAGGTGAGGCGATCGCTTCTGGTCATTTTCTACCTGAAGAAGCTCCAGAAGCAACTTATCAAGCTTTATACGAATTTCTAAAAGCCTAAGAGAACAAGCCGATGAAGTGACATCCTGTAGGGGTGAAGCATTCGGTAGACAATATTTGCTTGATAGTTGGAACTCTGAACGAATGCTTCACCCCTACGGTTTAACTAGGCAACTCTTAATGGTTTCTACAACAGATTCAGAAAGAGTGGGTAGATCATATCCACCTTCTAAACCAAAAACGATCTTTGGGGTTAATTGCAAACAGTATTGGGTAAAAATTCCGTAGTCTTCTGGTTTGAGTGAAATGCCAGACAGAGGATCATCATGATTGGCATCATACCCAGCACTGATTATTAATAAATCGGGCTGAAAACTAGTGAGAAACGGCAGAACTTTTTGCTCGAATAAGGGTTGGTAACTTGCCATTGTGCTACCCATCGGCATGGGCAAATTCAACACATTGTGATGAAAACCACGTTCCGTCGCCAAACCCGTGCCAGGGTAATTAGGAGACTCATGCAGCGAACAATAAGCAATCTGAGGATGATTTTCGACGATCGCCTGAGTGCCATTGCCGTGATGTACATCCCAATCTAAAATTACGACCCGATTGATGCCAGGTTGCTCTAAGGCGTAATATGCCGCGATCGCCGCGTTAGAGAACAAACAAAAACCCATCCCACAATCACTCAAGGCGTGGTGTCCCGGTGGACGTGCTAGCACAAACGCAGGGTTGCCTGTTTGCAGCACCTGATCCACGCCATCTAACCAAGCGCTAACAGCCAGTAAAGCCACGTCATAGCTGCGAGGGGAAACGGGAGTATCTGGATCTAAGTATCCCCCACCCCGCTGCGCTAATTGCTGAATTTTCTCGATGTAAGTGGGTGGGTGTACGCGACCCAAATCCGTCATGATCGGGCGTTGCTCAACCGGGGTCGGCGATCGCCACTGCAACTGGTCGGCCCAAGGTGTCGCCTTGAGTGCTGCCACTGTCGCCGTTAAACGTTCCGGTCGCTCTGGATGAAAACGACCCGTTTTGTGGTCCAAAAACTCATCCGAGTAAATTACGGCCACCATAACCAACCCACTGCACGCTACTTCACGATTTTACTCAAGCAAAATCTAGGTGAGGAGAGCTGTTTTGATTTCTTGTTTCTGCTTCCAGTGGGAAAGGGTTGGGGAGAGAGCGATTGCCCTCCCAGCTAGGCTTAGGTGCCAATACCATAGAACCCAAGAAACATCAAGGTGTGTTAAAATTTAGAGAGTATTTGGCAGTTATTGAGCAGTCTATCGGCATTTTTTGGGCTTTTTTTCTCTTTAATTGCCAAAATTCTGCATTTTTGGAGTTTTTTTCACTGTATGAGCACCTCCCCAGAGCGGATTGTTCCAACGGATCTGCGGAATGAAATGTCCCGGTCTTACCTGGAATACGCGATGAGCGTAATTGTAGGTCGGGCATTGCCAGATGCGAGGGATGGTCTGAAACCCGTTCATCGTCGAATTCTCTACGCTATGCATGAGCTGGGGCTAACCGCAGACCGCCCCTTCCGTAAATGTGCTCGTGTGGTTGGGGAAGTGCTAGGTAAGTACCACCCTCACGGTGATACAGCCGTTTACGATGCCTTAGTTCGCATGGCCCAAGACTTTTCCATGCGCGCTCCCTTAATTAACGGGCACGGCAACTTTGGCTCCATCGATAACGACCCCCCCGCCGCGATGCGATACACCGAGTGTCGCTTGCAGTCGCTAACGATGAACGCCCTCCTACGGGACATTGAGTCGGACACCGTTGACTTTGGTGATAACTTTGATGGCTCCCAGCAAGAACCCTTAGTACTGCCAGCCCAGATTCCGCAACTGCTGCTGAATGGCTCCTCTGGAATTGCCGTCGGAATGGCGACCAACATTCCCCCCCACAATTTAGGAGAGCTGGTTGATGGCTTAACCGCCTTAATTCAAAATCCGGATTTGAGCGATGCTGAACTCATCCGCCTGATTCCTGGCCCAGATTTTCCGACTGGTGGTCAAATTCTGGGTACCAGTGGGATTCGCGAAGCTTACATGACGGGCCGTGGTTCCATCACCATGCGGGGTGTGGCCAGCATTGAGACGATTGAGCATCGAGGTCGCCCCGATCGCGAAGCCATTATCATTACCGAACTGCCTTATCAAACCAACAAGGCAGCGCTGATCGAAAAGATCGCGGAAATGGTCAACGAGAAGCGCCTAGAAGGTATTTCTGACATTCGAGATGAGAGCGATCGCGATGGTATGCGAATCGTGATCGAACTTAAGCGTGATGCTTATCCTCGCGTCGTGTTGAATAACCTCTACAAGCAAACCCCCATCCAGGCGAACTTTGGGGTGAATACGCTGGCGTTGGTGAATGGCGAACCTCAGACCCTAGCGCTGAAGCAGTGCCTCCAGGTCTTCCTCGACTTCCGAATTGAGACAATCATTCGGCGCACCCGCTATGAGTTGCGGAAGGCGGAAGATCGAGATCACATGCTGCAAGGTCTTTTGATTGCGCTGACCAATCTAGATACCATTATTGATTTGATTCGGCACGCGGCAGATGCCCCTACTGCGAAGCAAGAGCTAATCGACACTTATGGCCTTTCCGAAGCTCAGTCAGACGCCATTTTGCAAATGCAGCTGCGGCGTTTAACGGCCTTAGAAGCAGAAAAAATTCAGCAAGAGCACGATGATTTGCAAGCCCAAATCGCCAACTTGCAAGACATTCTGGCTCGGCGAGAACGAATTCTAGAGATCATCTCTACTGAAATCGCTCAGCTTAAAGCAACCCACGCCACGCCTCGTCGCACTGTCATTGAGCAGGCAGAAGGGGAAATTGGCGATATAGACCTGATTGCTAACGAGAAAGCCCTGATTCTGCTCACCGAGCAGGGCTACATCAAACGCATGCCTGTCAACACTTTTGAAGCTCAAAGCCGAGCCACCAGAGGTAAAGCGGGCACCCGGATGAAGGAAGACGACGGCGTTGAACACTTCATCACTTGCTGCGACCACGATAGCGTCTTGTTCTTCAGCGATCGCGGGGTAGTTTACTGCCTCAAGGCTTACCAAATTCCAGTCGGGTCAAGGACTTCGCGGGGGATGCCAGTGGTACAAATGCTACCCATTCCCAGAGACGAGAAGATTACTTCTATTGTCCCAGTTTCGGAATTTAGCAGTGACGAATACTTGGTGATGCTGACCTGTGGCGGTTTCATCAAGAAAACTGCTCTCTCTGCCTTCAGCAACATTCGCACCAACGGCTTGATTGCCATCTCCCTAGAAGAAGGCGATCAACTGCGTTGGGTGCGGCGGGCGCGTGTGGAAGACAGCATCATCATTGGCTCTAGCCAGGGTATGGCGATTCACTTCCGAGCGAACAACGATCAACTCCGTCCGTTGGGCCGAGCCACCCGTGGAGTCAAATCCATGAATTTACGCCCTGGCGATCAACTGATCAGCATGGACATCTTGCCCGCTAGTGTTGTTGCTAATATCGCCTCTGGCCCTGAAGTGGAGGAAGAAGAGGAACTAGAAACAGAAGAAGCAGTGCTTGCAGAAACCCAAGGGCCTTGGGTGCTAGTGGTAACCAGCTCAGGCTATGGCAAGCGCGTACCCGTGTCTCAGTTCCGGTTACAAAATCGAGCGGGCAAAGGTACGATCGCAACTAAATTCAAGTCCCGGCGTGCTGTTGACAAACTAGTCGCTTTACGAGTCGTCAATGAAGAAGATGAACTGATGATAATTACCAGTCGGGGCATCATTATTCGTCAAGCGATCAAGGCTATTTCTTCGCAGTCACGGGCAGCTACAGGGGTGCGGGTGCAGCGACTGGATGGAGATGATGCGATCGCCGCAGTGGCTTTAGTACCCCCCTCGGCTGAAGGCGCGGACGAAGAAATTGAAGAATAAAGCCTGACAGCAGGAAATACGCAATTCCTCATCTTTAGGGGTAGGTCTTGTACCTGCCCTTTTTTCTTGCCGCTTTTTGTTAGTAAGATTTTGTCAACCTACCGCTAAATTTTGCAGGAAATCTAAGTCAAACCCGCCTACACCAACTAACTCAACGTAGCGTCCAGAAACTGGTTGAGGGGCGATTGCTTCGTCCCCCGCTTGGTCGCCTCCAGCCTCGCCTTGATAGCGCAAATGCACCTGCAAGTAAGATTCTGGCAAATAAGGCAATCGTTCGGCCCACTCGATCGCCATAATGCCCAAAGGGTAATCGATTCCCTCCCAATAACTCTCTAAATTGAGGGGCGCAACTTCGGTAGGCTGCAAGCGGTACAAGTCCAGGTGGTAGAGTGGCAACCGACCTTCCATGTACTCATTGATGAGCGTAAAGGTAGGACTATCTATGGTGTCTGCAATGCCTAAACCTACCCCCAAGCCTTGAACTAAAGTAGTTTTGCCACTGCCCAAATCGCCTTCTAGCAGGAGGGTACTACCAGCAGGTAAGGCTTGCCCCAACGTCAAGCCAAGCGATCGCGTAGCGGCGGCATCTGGAAGGACGAATGTAAGAAACTCAACTGCCATGACGGACGAGCAAATTGCAAAAGCGCTACAAACTGTGAGTGCGAGTGTACCAGCGAAACAGAATTTGAGCCAAGCGTTGAGAATTGTGCCGCACGAGTCCGGTGCGTTCATCTTCGTCCATGACATTAGCTAGGACAATCCGGCAGCCTAGCATTTTTACGGTTTGGCGATCGAGTTCCACTGGCTCAGAATCTTCCTGAGCATAGCGAATCAAGGCGTTGGCCGAGGGGATTTTGCTCTGTACCAGCACCGCGTCAAACAGCCGTTGCCCACAAGCCGCATCGATCGCCTGAATGTGATCCGCTACGCTGTAGCCTTGGGTTTCTCCCGGTTGCGTCATAATATTGCAGACGTAAATGCGGGGTACCTTGCGTTGTGCGATCGCGTCGGCAATTTCGGGGACTAGCAAATTGGGAATAACGCTGGTATAAAGGCTACCGGGTCCAATAATGATGTAGTCTGCTTCCCGAATGGCTTGTAACACACGGGGTAAAGCGGGGGGATTTTCTGGAGTACAACCAATTTTGACGATGCTGCCTTGGGCGGCGGTAATGCTAGATTCGCCCTCAATCCGACGACCATCGGCTAACTCGGCCCATAGGCGCACATCACTCAGCGTCGCGGGTAAAACTCGACCCCGTACCGCTAAAACTTCAGAACTGGCGGCGATCGCTTGCTCCAAGTTCCCCGTGATGTCATTCATTGCCGTTAAGAACAAGTTGCCAAAGCTGTGTCCTGTCAGCCCATCGCCAGCCCGAAACCGATACTGAAACAACTCCGTAACCAATCTCTCTTCGTCAGCTAAAGCAGCGAGACAGTTGCGAATATCTCCGGGAGGCAACACCCCAATTTCACGACGCAACCGTCCGGAAGAACCCCCATCATCGGCTACAGTCACGATCGCAGTGATGTTGGCACTGTAGGTTTTCATGCCCCGCAGCAAAGTAGAGAGGCCCGTGCCACCCCCCACCGTGACAATTTTTGGCCCGCGATTGAGACGACGGTGATTGAGCAGCACATCGACTAACTCTTCATCGCCTTCGGGCATCAGCACCTCGGTGATCGAACCGAGCGTTCGGGTTTGCCCCCACAAAATTAGCAATATGCCAAAAATGATGACCAACGGCCCGCTAATGTAGCTAGGAATAATTTCTGTAATAAATTCTAGAAAGTTCTGGACTAGCTGAATCAGGGTAAAAACTGGGGTTAGCTTAACCCAGATGGCTAGGCCCAAGCTGGTTAGGAGAACCCCTCCGGCACTCAGCAGTAACCAGCGTTTAACAAATAATCCAGGTGCTAACCACTTGAACCAGCGGCTAACTCGCAAAGGCGTGCGCTGGCGAGATTCCTGCGTCAGGGCATTTAGGGCTTGCTTTAATAAACCAATTGTCATTGCTGAGCGAGGAGGTAAAACATCTGGATAGGTAAATATGCAGCAACCGCTTCTGACTCTAACAGCACAACTACACTTCTAAAAGCGATTTGACTGTAGGGGAGTCCCGAAAGTTGCTACTTTGTCTTTAAGAATGAGCCTTCAGAATTGGGTGCCCTTAGGTAGAACAAATTTGGTCGATGCTATTTCGCTCTAAGTAATACTGACGTGAGCCAGCATCAACTTGTAAACTCATATCGTTACTGCCTATCTTAGAGGCTGAAATTGCAAGACAGAGCTGTCGTCCGTGAATTGCTGTTGATCAGGCACCAGCATGGGATCTGAGGTTTATAGGCGCTTGATCTAAATGAAAGCGATCGCCCGAAGTTGGCTACAGTAGGAATCTGGATTACTTAAACTGAGCTTGAAGTTAAAAGTACAAACTGAGACATAGGTTTGACAAAAGTTGCTAAATTCCCTGACAAAACTTCCACGGACATCCTATGGCTGAGCCACTGACAGAACCTAAAGACCTTGCTAATCGGAACTCTATGGCTGAGCCACTGATTGAACTGAAAGGAGTGTCTAAAACATTTGGCAACAATGTGGTGTTGGATAATGCCGATCTAACCATTCATCGCGGAGAAGCCCTAGCCATTATTGGCCCTTCCGGAACTGGCAAGTCAACGATTTTGCGGATTATTGCGGGCCTGTTGGCACCGGATGCAGGTGAAGTTTACGTGCAAGGACAACGACGGCAAGGATTGATTGAAGACAGTGCTGACCCGATTGGAATTGGCATGGTATTTCAGCAAGCCGCTTTGTTCGACTCCCTAACGGTGGCAGAGAATGTGGGTTTCTTGCTGTACGAGCATTCCAATTTATCGCGACGACGTATTCGAGAACTGGTCAATCAAAAATTGGAAATGGTGGGCTTAGCTGGGATTGGCGATCGCTTACCTGCCGAGCTTTCTGGAGGGATGCGCAAACGGGTGAGTTTTGCTCGTGCCATTATGGCAAATCCAGACAATCCAGATGGCTCCCCAGAAGTCCTCCTCTACGACGAACCCACCGCAGGACTAGACCCGATCGCCTCGACAGTGATTGAAGATTTGGTGCGGCAACTACAGAGCGTACAAGGTGGCTGTAGCTCCTACGCTATGGTGACCCACCAAGATAGTACAATTCGCCGAACTGCCGATCGGATTGTGTTTCTTTACCAAGGTAAAGTGCAGTGGCAAGGCACAGTCAATGATATTGATACTACAGATCACCCTTTAGTTCGACAATTTTTTAGTGGCAGTGTAGAAGGGCCGATCCAGGTAATTGGTTAAGTGTTTTTCCTGGAAACACTGAGTTCTACGCCCATTTGACGAAGTACCAACGAGGCACAAGGCATGCGCACCAGAACCGTTCGAGAAGGCTCAGTCGGCTTACTAATTTTGTTAGGTCTGGGTCTATTTGGAGCGTTGATTCTTTGGCTCCGAGGTCTCAGTGTGGGAAATCGTACTTACCAGGTTATTGTCGAATTTACCAATGTAGCTGGGTTGCAGGAAGGAGCCCCAGTCAGGTATCGAGGCGTGGTGATTGGTAAAATCGAAGCAGTGCGGCCAGGACCTAACGGTGTAGATGTTTTCTTGCAGATTTCCTCGTCCGATTTTGTCATTCCTAGCGATGTGATTGTCGAGGCGAATCAATCTGGTTTGATTAGCGAAACGTCGATTGATATTACGCCGCGTAAAATTTTACCCCAAGGAGCGATCGCGGCTAGACCCTTAGCTGCCAACTGCGATCCAGCCGTGATCGTCTGCGATGGCTCTCGGCTCAAAGGTCAAATTGGCATTAG
This region of Trichocoleus desertorum NBK24 genomic DNA includes:
- a CDS encoding alpha/beta hydrolase, translated to MQIRYFATNRDRENLGRDIDRQRRIKLQKGGYHWLDMYHYMSHYLATTDTTTMPPEVIIPDSKATVFHPFLNRPAVKRIIVGVHGFNVHLHEALTSFSILADTLEHTTILGPTIITDPTTPQAAARLNDPNSNVTAFVGFSWPSNGSALDYEGDRTEAVSSATALANFIGCLRLENPSAKIHVIAHSMGNFLTCNMLQKLVNQEITPLDANDEVKKQISRRDDGGNNSFFIDRYILVAPDVERRHITQCNANGSANPKASYLGPFYGGLYHLVEESHHFYSRFDSALKMSKIEKQAFRKVVVGVKDTLTRNTSIEAQQANLWEDSLGLNPIPSVAPPNMHSHNGVTLTNREIDHCDYFDALPVAEKIAKIILSAD
- a CDS encoding alpha/beta fold hydrolase, with protein sequence MFAQFQQLQMQTSSATINLLKGGNGYPILLLHGYPQTHVMWHKVAPRLAQDFTVVVSDLRGYGDSSKPEAEADHASYAKRVMAQDQVEVMQQLGYEEFYVVGHDRGARVAHRMALDYPQHIKKLAVLDIVPTYELYDTTDQEFATAYYHWFFLIQAHPLPETLIGTNPEYFLRTCLERWSKNFVAFTPEALAEYIRCFSQPETIRATCEDYRAGASIDLIHDRADLTQKIICPLLVLWGSQGIIGRKYDVLKIWQERAKTVLGEAIASGHFLPEEAPEATYQALYEFLKA
- a CDS encoding histone deacetylase, producing the protein MVAVIYSDEFLDHKTGRFHPERPERLTATVAALKATPWADQLQWRSPTPVEQRPIMTDLGRVHPPTYIEKIQQLAQRGGGYLDPDTPVSPRSYDVALLAVSAWLDGVDQVLQTGNPAFVLARPPGHHALSDCGMGFCLFSNAAIAAYYALEQPGINRVVILDWDVHHGNGTQAIVENHPQIAYCSLHESPNYPGTGLATERGFHHNVLNLPMPMGSTMASYQPLFEQKVLPFLTSFQPDLLIISAGYDANHDDPLSGISLKPEDYGIFTQYCLQLTPKIVFGLEGGYDLPTLSESVVETIKSCLVKP
- the gyrA gene encoding DNA topoisomerase (ATP-hydrolyzing) subunit A translates to MSTSPERIVPTDLRNEMSRSYLEYAMSVIVGRALPDARDGLKPVHRRILYAMHELGLTADRPFRKCARVVGEVLGKYHPHGDTAVYDALVRMAQDFSMRAPLINGHGNFGSIDNDPPAAMRYTECRLQSLTMNALLRDIESDTVDFGDNFDGSQQEPLVLPAQIPQLLLNGSSGIAVGMATNIPPHNLGELVDGLTALIQNPDLSDAELIRLIPGPDFPTGGQILGTSGIREAYMTGRGSITMRGVASIETIEHRGRPDREAIIITELPYQTNKAALIEKIAEMVNEKRLEGISDIRDESDRDGMRIVIELKRDAYPRVVLNNLYKQTPIQANFGVNTLALVNGEPQTLALKQCLQVFLDFRIETIIRRTRYELRKAEDRDHMLQGLLIALTNLDTIIDLIRHAADAPTAKQELIDTYGLSEAQSDAILQMQLRRLTALEAEKIQQEHDDLQAQIANLQDILARRERILEIISTEIAQLKATHATPRRTVIEQAEGEIGDIDLIANEKALILLTEQGYIKRMPVNTFEAQSRATRGKAGTRMKEDDGVEHFITCCDHDSVLFFSDRGVVYCLKAYQIPVGSRTSRGMPVVQMLPIPRDEKITSIVPVSEFSSDEYLVMLTCGGFIKKTALSAFSNIRTNGLIAISLEEGDQLRWVRRARVEDSIIIGSSQGMAIHFRANNDQLRPLGRATRGVKSMNLRPGDQLISMDILPASVVANIASGPEVEEEEELETEEAVLAETQGPWVLVVTSSGYGKRVPVSQFRLQNRAGKGTIATKFKSRRAVDKLVALRVVNEEDELMIITSRGIIIRQAIKAISSQSRAATGVRVQRLDGDDAIAAVALVPPSAEGADEEIEE
- the tsaE gene encoding tRNA (adenosine(37)-N6)-threonylcarbamoyltransferase complex ATPase subunit type 1 TsaE, encoding MAVEFLTFVLPDAAATRSLGLTLGQALPAGSTLLLEGDLGSGKTTLVQGLGVGLGIADTIDSPTFTLINEYMEGRLPLYHLDLYRLQPTEVAPLNLESYWEGIDYPLGIMAIEWAERLPYLPESYLQVHLRYQGEAGGDQAGDEAIAPQPVSGRYVELVGVGGFDLDFLQNLAVG
- the yvcK gene encoding gluconeogenesis factor YvcK family protein, with protein sequence MTIGLLKQALNALTQESRQRTPLRVSRWFKWLAPGLFVKRWLLLSAGGVLLTSLGLAIWVKLTPVFTLIQLVQNFLEFITEIIPSYISGPLVIIFGILLILWGQTRTLGSITEVLMPEGDEELVDVLLNHRRLNRGPKIVTVGGGTGLSTLLRGMKTYSANITAIVTVADDGGSSGRLRREIGVLPPGDIRNCLAALADEERLVTELFQYRFRAGDGLTGHSFGNLFLTAMNDITGNLEQAIAASSEVLAVRGRVLPATLSDVRLWAELADGRRIEGESSITAAQGSIVKIGCTPENPPALPRVLQAIREADYIIIGPGSLYTSVIPNLLVPEIADAIAQRKVPRIYVCNIMTQPGETQGYSVADHIQAIDAACGQRLFDAVLVQSKIPSANALIRYAQEDSEPVELDRQTVKMLGCRIVLANVMDEDERTGLVRHNSQRLAQILFRWYTRTHSL
- a CDS encoding ATP-binding cassette domain-containing protein gives rise to the protein MAEPLTEPKDLANRNSMAEPLIELKGVSKTFGNNVVLDNADLTIHRGEALAIIGPSGTGKSTILRIIAGLLAPDAGEVYVQGQRRQGLIEDSADPIGIGMVFQQAALFDSLTVAENVGFLLYEHSNLSRRRIRELVNQKLEMVGLAGIGDRLPAELSGGMRKRVSFARAIMANPDNPDGSPEVLLYDEPTAGLDPIASTVIEDLVRQLQSVQGGCSSYAMVTHQDSTIRRTADRIVFLYQGKVQWQGTVNDIDTTDHPLVRQFFSGSVEGPIQVIG